A segment of the Fibrobacter succinogenes subsp. succinogenes S85 genome:
CGGTATTTTGTTCTTCTGCTTTGGTTTTGCCGAAAAAATCTTCCTTGCAAATCAGGTGGGCATCATTGCAGACCGCGTTTTTGCAGCCGATGCTCCGGGCGTCATCAATAGCTGGTGGGGTTCGCTTGCCTACATGTTCCAGATCTATTTTGACTTCTCGGCGTATTCTAATATGGCGATCGGTCTTGGCCTTATGCTCGGGTTCCATTTCCCGCGCAACTTCAACGGCCCGTACCGCTCGATTAGCATTACGGACTTCTGGAAGCGCTGGCACATTTCCCTCACAAGCTGGTTCCGCGATTACCTGTACATTCCGCTGGGCGGTAACCGCGTGCCGACGGGGCGCATGTACTTCAACCTATTCCTCGTGATGTTCGTGAGTGGCGTTTGGCATGGTGCGAACTGGACGTTTGTGTGCTGGGGCCTTTATCACGCCTTCTTCATGATTGTCGAACGTGCGAACAACAAGAACGCTTGGTACTACAAGGCTCCTCGCGTGGTGCAAATCCTTTTGACTCAGGTGATTGTGCTCTTTGGCTGGGTGCTGTTCCGCGCAGATTCCATTGGTGATGCCGTCCGCATGTGGAAGAATATGCTTGGGCTTGGCGCAACGGCTGCTTCCGACGTGATTTTGTCTACTGAAATTTTCACGCCGACATGCGTCACTTTCATGCTGCTTGCAGGGCTCTTCTCGTTCTGGAAGTTCCGCAGCTACGATTGGTGCGTTGACGTCTCGTTCAAAAAATCGCTTGTCGTGCTTGGGCTTTTCATCCTTGCAACGCTTGCGCTCTTTACCCAGAGCTACAATCCGTTCTTGTATTTCCAATTTTGATTTAGACGAAAGAACGCCGCAAGCGGCTATAGACGAAAGACGAAAGGTAGTAGACAGTAGGCAGTAGACAGTGGTTAGTAGACAGGAATGCAAGTATCAAGAGTTCTTTCTTTCCTAACCACCAACCACTAACCACCAACCACAAGTATTATTATATTAGTTTTGTTCTATAGCTTGGTATATGTCAATGCATAACAAATTATCAAAGATTCTATTCTTATTTGCCTTGGCGGCGGGTGTTGCCTTTGCAGATCCTATTCCGACCGAGGCTTTAACTCAGAGTGGCCTTGTGATGCGTGACCGTCAACTCCGTGATATCGGTCTTGTGATGCGTGGTGGGCGAGGTGGTTTTATCGATATTGGCTACACTTACACGCCTTCGTCTGAACAGTTGCAACTCAAGAGCGAGTACGGTGTTCATGACGGTTTTGCGTTTAGGCACCATTACGGCATTTTCGGGAGCTGGGTGCTGGATTCCATTTCTCATTTGGGATTCCTCACTTGGTTTGACCGCGCGGGTTGGGATTCTCAGGACTTTTTCTTCTTCCCGCATTATGGCGATTTCGCGCATATTTCATCTTCGTTTACGTGGGGCTTTTCGTACACGAATACAAAATATGATGTTACGGCTGCGCTCGGCTTGCAACACCAGAATCTTGAACTTGCGAGCCATAAAGTTTATCCGAACGAATCGGATTCCTTGCTGTTCTACTGGGCTCATGCTCGTTACAAGAACGTGAGCTTGCAGGCGAGCTTCTATCGCAATACGTTCCAGACGATCCGCCTCTCGCTTGATTTGGAATCACGCTCGCTTTACGGCGGTGTTTCAAGCGGTTACAAGACGTTCTTGCCAAATTTGAACGCTACGATTTACAGGCGTAAAAAAGATGGCGGAGATGATAACTTTGTCCGTTTGAATTGGGAACAAAATCTTTATGAACAAGTTTTGTATGCTGATGTGACGTTTGATTTCCCGGATGACGGATTTCGTTCTGCGGCGTTGAAATTTTATCCGGTCCCGTCTCGTTTGTTTGCTTTTGAGGCATCCTGTTTGCGCCGTCATGAACGCGCTGGCGCTAAGGACTTGCTCTGGGGTGGTGCAATTGATCTCTTCTTTATCCGTTTGGGCTACAATACCGTGTTTGACTACGAGAATATGTTCCATGCCAGTGGAACGTTTATCGCAGAAGTCAAGGTGAATCTGGGCTCGATTGGCGGCAGGTTCTTTGGTCGCGGTGCGGCTCAGGCGGCTCCGATGGAAACGACAGACCGCAGGATTGATTTGAAAAAATCCTTGAAGGCTTTGTCTGAACAGCATAATTTGGGCAGCACGAAGGTTGATGCTCAAGGCAATAAGGTGATTGAAGCGAAGGGAATCCGCTACGAAAAAACAGGATCTTCGGGAACAACTTCTAACGAAGGAGGCTACTAATGAAATACTTGCGTATATTCCTTTGTCTGGTTGCACTTTCTCTCTCCGCTTGCATGAGCCATTTGTTTACGGATACGTCGACCAGGCTCCAGGTCGAAAACAAGACGGATGTCACGATTTTGGGGGTTGATATTATTTCTGAAGACGGAACGTCTGTGCAGCCGTGGATTCGCGATGCGATTGAACCGGGCGAAAAGAGCAAGGTTGTCGAAGAAGACTGGGTCGGAACGTTTAAGGTCCGCGTTCGCTTTGACAAGTGGAATGGTGAAACGTTAGTAAGCATAGCGAAGTTTTGTGCTACTTATAGCACGCCTATTAGAGTGTACAATACTTTAGCCAAACAAGGCGAACCGAATGTAATTGAAAAAAATATAAGCGGCTGCGGTTCGGAAGAAAACGTTCATATGATCTATACTGAAACGGACCTGGACTTTGATGGCGGCAGCCAGCACCTCATTGTCTCGCAAGACGAAGACGGGAATGTTGCTTTTAAGTTGAAGTAGAGTTTAGAACTTAGAGTTTAGAGCTTAGAACTTAGAACTTAGAACTTAGAACTTAGAACATTGCTCATCCCTCTAAGTTCTAAGAGCGAAGCGGGCTAAGTTCTGCCAACTAAGTTCCCCTGTCTACTTGTACTTTCACTATGTTCAAGTACCAAATGCTCGACTCGGTCATGCCAAAGCAAGCTTTGTCGCGACGCTCATCTTACGCATTTGTCCTACCGCCTATTCCCAACATCTTACTTTTTTCTTTCGTCTCTCGTCTCTCGTCTTTCGTCTAAGACTTAATAATTACTACATTTTGCTACAGTGCAGATAACTAAGTTAAAGATTTTTGGTTTTAAGTCCTTCGCGCAGAGAACGGAAATTAACTTCCCGACGAAGGGTCTTACGGCTGTCGTTGGGCCGAACGGCTGTGGCAAGTCCAATATTACAGACGCCATCCGCTGGGTGCTTGGCGAACAGAAAGCCGCCGCTTTGCGTATGGGGAAAATGCAAGACGTTATCTTTAGCGGTACTGAAGAACGCGCCGCCATGAGTCTTGCCGAAGTTTCTATCGTCATCGATAATAGCGATGGCACGCTTGCTTCTGATTATTCCGAAGTCATTGTGACGCGCCGCGTACACCGCGATGGTTCGGGCGAATACCTCATCAATAACCAGGAATGCCGTTTGCGTGATGTTCACGCCTTGCTCTTTGACTCGGGCCTTGGTTCCAGCACATATTCGCAGATGAACGCCGACATGATCAAGGCGGTTCTTTCGGACAAGGCGGACGACCGCCGAGTACTTTTCGAAGAAGCTGCAGGCGTGAGCAAGTACAAGCAGCAGCGCAAGGAAACGCGCCGCCAGCTCGAACGCGTGCAGATGGACATGGAACGTGTCGAAGACAACTTGCGCAGTGTGCGCCGTTCTGTCCGTCTCTATGAAACTCAGGCCGAAAAGGTCAATGCATACAAGAAATTAAATACGCGCCTCCGCGAACTTGATTTGTCTGTCAGTTTGGACAAGTTTGAGGACTACAAGGAAGGTCTCGCCACGCTTGATTCTACGACCAAGCGCATGAACCACGAAGTGGAATCTTCCAAGACGCAGGCGACAGAATTGCAGGCTAAGATTGAAGAAAAGAAGCTTGCGATTAGCGAAGACGAAAATACTTACCGCGATTTGGAACGCAATGTCCAGGCGGCAACGATTGCCTTAAACGACCTGAACAACAATATCATGCGTTTGCGCGATTCCATGGCGGCCCTTGAATCTTCGAACGAAAAGGCTCAGGGCGAAATTGAACGCAGCGAACAGAAGTCGCAGGAACTCTCCGAAGAAAAAGCTCGCCTCGAAGAAGAAATTGCCGTTCTCGGTAGCGAAAACGACATGGACGAGCTGAATGCGCTTTTGGAACGTGAACGCGAAACGCTGCAGGTCATGCGCGACAAGGTTGATGACTTGCGTACGCAGTCCCGTGAACTTTCGAATGCTCGTTTGCAGGCCACAAACCGCGTGAACTCCCTCCGCGGACGCTTCGAACGCATGGACGCCGAAGTCAACATGCTCCAGTCGAACATCGCGAAGTGGCAGACCGAAATCGAAGGTCTCGACAAGCAA
Coding sequences within it:
- a CDS encoding MBOAT family O-acyltransferase, yielding MVFSSQIFLFYFLPTFLVGYFVLFKLGAKHSFLNLFITIFSYVFYGWLEPWLVFLMFGCTLVVYVAGRFISAPDASKFQRNFALGTAIAVNLGALGFFKYYMFGMGIVNDFATMLGCEPFSIMTVLLPVGISFYSFQSMSYAIDVWRGTAPPVKNFATFACYVALFPQLVAGPIVRYNTVAEELETRTHTLENFVRGILFFCFGFAEKIFLANQVGIIADRVFAADAPGVINSWWGSLAYMFQIYFDFSAYSNMAIGLGLMLGFHFPRNFNGPYRSISITDFWKRWHISLTSWFRDYLYIPLGGNRVPTGRMYFNLFLVMFVSGVWHGANWTFVCWGLYHAFFMIVERANNKNAWYYKAPRVVQILLTQVIVLFGWVLFRADSIGDAVRMWKNMLGLGATAASDVILSTEIFTPTCVTFMLLAGLFSFWKFRSYDWCVDVSFKKSLVVLGLFILATLALFTQSYNPFLYFQF